Below is a genomic region from Spongiibacter nanhainus.
GTAAGTATGGCAGTGGCCTGAATCAACAGGGACGCTGCCTCACCAATCAATGCCATTTCCAGCGCCACATAGGCGATCAGCAGTGAAAATTCGCTGATCTGTCCCATCCTGAAACCCAAGTCCCAGGCCAGCTTTCGAGAGTGCATCATCTTTGCGGACAAATAGCGGAACACCACCGGCTTGATGGCCAGCATCAGGGTGGCGAGAACCAGGGACGCAAAGAGAATTTCGCTCAGTAAGCCGACATTGAAGCGGGCACCCAGAGAGAAGAAAAACAGGATCAGGAAGAAATCCCTTAAGGGTTTCAAGCTGATAGCAATGTACTGGGAGATAGGGCTTGTGGCCAGGCTGATGCCTGCCAGAAAAGCCCCCATCTCCACTGATAGCCCCATAATGTGCGCCAGCTCAGCCATCCCCAGACACCAGCCAATGGCCACCAAAAACAGGTATTCATGGAAGCGGTCAAAGCGCTGCAGCAAAGGCAATATGGCAAAGCGAACTGCTGCGAAGGCGATCAGAATTAACACCGGGAAGGCGATCACTGTCTTTAGCAGGGCAACACCGGAAAACTCCCCCAAGCTCATACTGAAGAGTATCAGCAGCACAAAAATGGCGATCATGTCCTGAATTAACAGCAGTCCCACCATCAGCTCGCCGGTGTAGCGGTGGTGCAATACCGTGGTGGGTAGCAGCTTTATGCCGATGATGGTGGAGGAAAAAATCATCGCTGCGCCAATGATCCAGGACTCCCGTTGAGTAAAGCCAAAAGCCAAAGCCACTAGGTATCCCACCGCCATAAAGATCAGTGAGCTGATCACCGCAACCCGGCTGGTCTGTTTAATGGTGGAGACCAGGGACTTGGGCTGCATATCCAGGCCCAGCAAAAATAACAAAAAGATTATGCCGAACTCGGCGACTTCGGCCAGGAGGTTGACGTCGGTGACCCAGGCCGCACCGTAGGGGCCAATAAGCGCGCCCAGAGCGATATAGGCGATAAGAAGAGGTTGACGGGTTAGCAGAGCCAGAGAGGCGAGTAGGGCGGCGCCACTAAAAATAAAGAAAAACGTTGTTGTCAGGTTAATGTCCACGGCGGCTCTCCTCTGGGAAAGGCCATGATACACAGTTGACCCCGTTCAGGTCAGGTCTGAAACGGGGTCCTTATCAAGACGGGGCAATTGCAGTACTGAGCGTCTCAGGCCCGGCGTCGAAACAGTGGCAAGGGTTGATCAACGCTTGGCTGGTAGCACTCGTCGAAGTCTCTGAGGCTTGCCAATGCGGCTTCCAAGTCATCGTTGTCCAGGGCGAAACTGTTCACACCGCAGCGCTGAAGGTAAAACAGTTGGTCCCGCATAAAGTCGCCGATGGCACGGATTTCACCTTCAAATCGGTGTTGCTCGCGGAGTTCCCGGGCATAGGAAAAGCCCCGGCCGTCGGCGAATTTGGGAAAGTCGATAGCCACCAATGGCAGCGCATCGAGACTGTCGGCGATTAACTTGGGTGTTTCGTCACTGGCCAAAAATACTGCGACCTCACCCAGGGTCTGTAATGCCTCGCGTTGTGATTGCCACAACGAGACAGGAACGATGACCCGGCCCTGTTGAGGCAGGGTTTCGCTGTCGCGCCATACCGTCCAGCTATCCTCGACAACGCTTCCGTCTTTAATGATCTTAGGCATAGACGCGCTCCTTGAAGGGGTCGATACCGACCCGGCGATAAGTATCTATAAACTGCTCGTCCTCGTGGCGAATCTCAACGTAGGTCGTGAGAATCTTTTCCATCACATCAGGGATATCGTCCTGGGAGAACGACGGTCCCAGGATTTTGCCCAGCGAGGTATCGAGCCCGGCATTACCGCCCAGGGAAACTTGGTAAAACTCCTGGCCTTTTTTGTCTACGCCGAGAATGCCGATGTGGCCGATGTGGTGGTGGCCACAGGCGTTCATGCAGCCGGAGATGTTCAAGTCGATATTGCCCAGGTCATACACGTAGTCGATATCGTCAAAGCGGCGCTGAATGGCTTCGGCGATGGGAATCGATTTGGCGTTGGCCAATGAGCAAAAGTCGCCGCCGGGGCAGCAGATAATGTCGTGCAGGGTACCTACAGTGGGCGCGGCCATATCTGCGTCCCGAAGCTCCTTCCACAAGGCCAGCAACTGCTGTTGCTCCACATCGGGCAGCACAATGTTTTGATTGTGGGTAGTACGAGCTTCCCCAAAGCCATAGCGCTCCGCCAGGTCGGCGACGACTTCAAACTGCTCGGCGGTAATGTCGCCGGGGGCGATGCCCACTTCCTTGAGAGACAGGGTGGCTATCGCGTAGCCATCCTGTTTGTGGGGGTGGACGTTGTGTTGC
It encodes:
- a CDS encoding cation:proton antiporter, giving the protein MDINLTTTFFFIFSGAALLASLALLTRQPLLIAYIALGALIGPYGAAWVTDVNLLAEVAEFGIIFLLFLLGLDMQPKSLVSTIKQTSRVAVISSLIFMAVGYLVALAFGFTQRESWIIGAAMIFSSTIIGIKLLPTTVLHHRYTGELMVGLLLIQDMIAIFVLLILFSMSLGEFSGVALLKTVIAFPVLILIAFAAVRFAILPLLQRFDRFHEYLFLVAIGWCLGMAELAHIMGLSVEMGAFLAGISLATSPISQYIAISLKPLRDFFLILFFFSLGARFNVGLLSEILFASLVLATLMLAIKPVVFRYLSAKMMHSRKLAWDLGFRMGQISEFSLLIAYVALEMALIGEAASLLIQATAILTFVVSSYIVVMRYPTPIAINDSLRRD
- a CDS encoding DUF934 domain-containing protein, yielding MPKIIKDGSVVEDSWTVWRDSETLPQQGRVIVPVSLWQSQREALQTLGEVAVFLASDETPKLIADSLDALPLVAIDFPKFADGRGFSYARELREQHRFEGEIRAIGDFMRDQLFYLQRCGVNSFALDNDDLEAALASLRDFDECYQPSVDQPLPLFRRRA